In the genome of Croceimicrobium hydrocarbonivorans, one region contains:
- a CDS encoding endonuclease MutS2: MPKISLLQLYPPDLAQALDFPFIQRELARYCSSRKAKDLALALKPEPQADLLAQKIAESDQILSLLLSDESFPSAEHPDLSEFLSKLKVRGHALREEQFADIRSLAINYRHIHQFVANKQERLPAIWAPLEYLLPEKFVIEAIDKVLDERAQVRSSASAELSHIRRELTRKRASADRIFNRILKKYRDKGYIADFDESVSESRRVLAIVASYKGQIQGILHGSSSKHSIAYIEPGETVEINNEISELLEAEKEEIKRILRQLSTDLSPYHDYLDAVCKTLVWLDLSRAKAIFAYQQEACYPEILSEKKIFLKDAYNPVLRHFNKEKNKSTVPLDLTLDAEQRILVISGPNAGGKSLSLKTVGLLQIMLQSGLAIPVHPDSQFCLFDQLLGDIGDAQSIENELSTYSSKLQKMDHFLTYTDSSTLLLIDEFGSGSDPELGSALAQVFLDRLNAYGAYGIITTHFNAIKALAAEMPGVVNGAMLFDQKSFDPRYELQIGQPGSSYTFEVAQRSGIPSHLIDDARGRVQQNTLEVDKLLVQIQQDKVAIEKVRSAQEKELQKLRKLERMQQDRILKLEEKVQKHSRINEEQDRLMYWGQRFQKLIDSWMDQKTQKDKKAIVARFIAMLNQRSGEVEVEEQKSHRKEVKQHHKDLDRYLQEEVKMGMEVRILESGIKGSILEQKGDKFLLALGGNMTALMERSKFVRADAPLGQKPRKKQRQKNFRKPNTAKADTAQAKEKQSVQTEGKKKNAPQAKGRKAQNQAKPGSKSGEQ, from the coding sequence TTGCCAAAAATTTCCCTTTTGCAGCTCTATCCACCTGATCTGGCCCAAGCTTTAGACTTTCCTTTTATACAGCGAGAGCTAGCTCGTTATTGTTCCAGTCGCAAAGCCAAAGACCTAGCCCTGGCCTTGAAGCCCGAGCCACAGGCCGATTTACTCGCGCAAAAGATTGCGGAAAGTGATCAAATACTGTCCTTATTATTGAGCGACGAGAGCTTTCCCAGTGCGGAACATCCTGATTTAAGTGAGTTTCTAAGTAAATTAAAGGTTAGAGGTCACGCTTTACGCGAAGAGCAATTTGCGGATATCCGCAGCTTGGCGATTAATTACCGCCATATACACCAGTTTGTTGCCAATAAACAAGAACGTTTGCCGGCAATTTGGGCACCCCTGGAATATTTGCTTCCCGAAAAATTTGTGATTGAGGCGATTGATAAAGTCCTGGATGAAAGGGCTCAGGTACGCTCCTCGGCCTCAGCCGAATTAAGCCATATCCGCCGCGAGCTTACCCGAAAAAGAGCTTCTGCCGATCGCATCTTTAACCGCATTTTAAAGAAATACCGGGACAAAGGTTATATCGCCGATTTCGATGAAAGCGTATCCGAATCGCGCAGGGTATTGGCCATTGTTGCTTCTTATAAAGGACAAATTCAAGGGATCTTACACGGCAGCTCCAGCAAACACAGCATCGCCTACATTGAACCGGGAGAAACGGTAGAAATCAATAATGAGATTTCGGAACTTCTGGAAGCAGAAAAGGAAGAGATCAAACGCATTTTAAGGCAATTAAGCACCGACCTTAGCCCCTATCACGATTATTTAGATGCGGTTTGTAAAACTCTGGTATGGTTGGATCTTAGTCGGGCCAAAGCCATTTTCGCCTACCAACAAGAAGCCTGTTATCCCGAAATTTTATCTGAAAAGAAAATCTTCCTCAAGGATGCCTATAATCCGGTATTAAGACATTTCAATAAAGAGAAAAATAAAAGCACGGTTCCCCTTGATTTGACGCTCGATGCGGAGCAACGGATCCTGGTAATTAGCGGACCTAATGCTGGCGGAAAGTCCCTATCCTTAAAAACAGTCGGCCTTTTACAAATCATGTTGCAAAGTGGATTGGCAATTCCAGTGCACCCCGACAGCCAATTTTGCCTCTTTGATCAATTGCTGGGCGACATCGGCGATGCCCAGAGTATCGAGAATGAACTGAGCACCTATAGCTCCAAGCTGCAAAAGATGGATCACTTCCTCACCTATACCGATTCATCCACCTTATTGCTGATAGATGAGTTTGGTAGTGGTTCGGATCCCGAATTGGGTTCGGCTTTAGCTCAGGTATTCCTCGATCGACTCAATGCCTATGGCGCTTACGGTATCATCACCACTCACTTTAATGCGATTAAGGCCTTGGCGGCTGAAATGCCCGGAGTGGTAAACGGCGCCATGCTCTTTGATCAAAAATCTTTCGATCCTCGCTACGAATTGCAAATCGGGCAACCAGGTAGCTCTTATACCTTCGAAGTAGCGCAACGCAGTGGCATTCCCAGTCATTTAATTGATGATGCTCGCGGTCGGGTGCAGCAAAACACCCTGGAAGTAGATAAGTTGTTGGTGCAAATTCAGCAGGATAAGGTGGCGATTGAAAAAGTGCGCAGCGCCCAGGAAAAAGAATTGCAGAAGCTACGCAAGCTGGAAAGGATGCAGCAGGATCGCATTTTGAAATTAGAAGAGAAAGTACAGAAGCATAGCCGCATTAATGAGGAGCAAGATCGCTTGATGTACTGGGGTCAGAGGTTCCAAAAGCTTATTGATAGCTGGATGGATCAAAAAACCCAAAAAGATAAGAAGGCCATTGTAGCTCGCTTCATTGCTATGCTTAACCAGCGCTCTGGCGAAGTGGAAGTGGAAGAGCAAAAAAGTCACCGCAAGGAAGTAAAGCAACATCATAAAGACTTGGACCGCTACCTTCAGGAAGAGGTTAAGATGGGCATGGAGGTGCGCATCCTTGAATCGGGTATCAAGGGCAGCATTTTGGAACAAAAGGGCGACAAATTTCTATTAGCCCTGGGTGGAAATATGACCGCCTTAATGGAACGCAGCAAATTTGTGCGTGCCGATGCACCCTTAGGCCAGAAGCCTCGAAAAAAGCAGAGGCAGAAGAATTTCCGCAAGCCAAATACGGCCAAAGCTGATACCGCCCAAGCTAAGGAGAAGCAAAGCGTTCAAACTGAGGGAAAGAAGAAAAATGCTCCCCAAGCAAAAGGTAGAAAAGCGCAAAATCAAGCAAAGCCCGGATCGAAAAGCGGCGAGCAGTAA
- a CDS encoding DUF819 family protein produces the protein MEEVVSDIPLITNDAVVFGILMALLLFIFRSSEMPAFKKFYAVIPTLLLCYFLPSVFSTLGIISPQWIDVTAAKAFLLEQGYAVEGLNSFKAFKNFVINQEIDAALLKPFMGKSQLYFMASRYLLPASLILLTLSIDLKEVFRLGPKALIMFGTGTLGVIIGGPLALLFFGAVAPDVVGAGSEEIWRGMTTIAGSWIGGGANQAAMFEVFGENGAISGKIYSVMITVDVIVAEIWMFFLLLGVGKSDKIDKFFKADASAVTTLKNHMQEFSSRISRIATTIDLFVILGIAFGLTGLAHLLSDIIAPAIAEASPFLAETFSLGSGFFWLIVLATTAGIIMSFTSLRNYEGAGASKVGSVFIYILVVTIGMKMNIMGIFENPGLFLVGLVWMAIHVGLLFIVGKIIRAPFFFLAVGSKANIGGAASAPVVAAAFHPSLAPVGVLLAVLGYAVGTYGAYLCGLLMQMVAS, from the coding sequence ATGGAAGAAGTCGTTTCGGATATTCCCTTAATCACCAATGATGCCGTGGTATTTGGCATCCTGATGGCCCTATTACTCTTTATTTTTCGCAGTAGCGAAATGCCGGCCTTCAAGAAGTTTTATGCGGTAATACCCACCCTTTTACTTTGTTATTTCCTTCCATCGGTATTCAGTACCCTGGGAATTATTTCTCCGCAGTGGATCGACGTTACCGCCGCCAAGGCCTTTCTTTTAGAGCAAGGTTATGCGGTTGAAGGCCTAAACAGTTTTAAGGCCTTCAAAAATTTTGTGATAAACCAGGAGATTGACGCGGCCCTGCTAAAACCCTTTATGGGCAAGTCGCAGCTCTACTTTATGGCCTCTCGCTATTTATTACCCGCCAGTTTAATCCTGCTAACCTTGAGCATCGACCTTAAAGAAGTGTTCCGCTTAGGGCCAAAAGCTCTTATCATGTTTGGAACCGGAACTTTAGGGGTTATTATCGGTGGCCCCTTGGCGCTCTTGTTTTTTGGCGCGGTGGCCCCGGATGTCGTAGGAGCTGGCAGCGAAGAAATTTGGCGCGGTATGACCACCATTGCCGGTAGTTGGATTGGAGGTGGTGCGAACCAGGCCGCCATGTTCGAAGTTTTTGGTGAAAATGGCGCTATTTCTGGCAAGATTTATTCGGTGATGATTACCGTAGATGTGATCGTTGCCGAGATCTGGATGTTCTTCCTCCTCTTAGGTGTGGGTAAGTCCGATAAGATTGATAAATTTTTCAAGGCCGACGCCTCAGCCGTTACTACGCTTAAGAATCACATGCAGGAATTTTCGTCCCGCATTTCGCGTATCGCTACAACTATCGACCTTTTTGTGATTTTAGGGATCGCTTTTGGCCTTACCGGACTAGCCCATTTACTCTCTGACATTATCGCACCGGCCATTGCCGAAGCTTCTCCCTTCTTAGCTGAAACCTTTAGCCTGGGAAGTGGCTTTTTCTGGTTAATCGTATTGGCCACCACTGCCGGTATTATCATGTCCTTTACTTCCCTTCGCAATTATGAAGGTGCAGGGGCCTCTAAAGTAGGTTCGGTTTTCATTTACATTCTGGTGGTAACCATCGGTATGAAAATGAATATCATGGGGATATTCGAAAACCCCGGACTCTTCTTGGTAGGGTTAGTATGGATGGCCATTCACGTTGGACTACTCTTTATAGTTGGAAAAATTATTCGAGCCCCCTTCTTCTTCCTGGCGGTAGGCTCCAAAGCCAATATTGGTGGGGCCGCTTCAGCTCCCGTGGTAGCAGCTGCTTTTCACCCATCATTGGCTCCGGTAGGCGTACTGCTGGCGGTATTAGGTTATGCCGTAGGAACCTATGGCGCCTATCTCTGTGGATTATTAATGCAAATGGTTGCTTCTTAA